The Flavobacterium sp. HJ-32-4 genome contains a region encoding:
- a CDS encoding energy transducer TonB, translating into MKRFFTACGLGLWLLSATASAQETDKQDVYETAPESTPEFPGGTKAFYDFVRKNFRIPEEADTLSVKLFVTFVVEKDGSTTDVRVKGSPLASLDQAVLDLLAKSPKWKPAKQNGRPVRVQYAFPLVLTAPKEEPTSKE; encoded by the coding sequence GTGAAACGCTTTTTTACGGCTTGTGGGCTCGGCTTATGGCTGCTGTCGGCAACGGCCTCAGCACAGGAAACGGACAAGCAGGATGTATATGAAACGGCTCCGGAGTCGACACCGGAGTTTCCCGGAGGTACGAAGGCTTTCTATGATTTCGTACGTAAGAACTTCCGGATTCCGGAAGAGGCAGATACCCTTTCGGTGAAACTATTCGTCACCTTTGTGGTCGAGAAGGATGGATCGACGACGGACGTGCGCGTGAAAGGAAGTCCTTTAGCCTCATTGGACCAGGCGGTACTGGATTTGCTGGCAAAATCGCCCAAATGGAAACCCGCCAAACAGAACGGACGGCCTGTACGGGTGCAGTATGCTTTTCCCCTTGTATTGACGGCCCCTAAAGAAGAACCAACATCAAAAGAATAA